The following nucleotide sequence is from Luteolibacter sp. Y139.
GGAAAGCGGGGACGTGGCTTAGTGGGAGATCGTCACCGGGGTGCCGACTTTCACGACGTCGAAGAGGACGGGGGCGAATTCCTTGGGCAGGCGGATGCAGCCGTGGGAGGCGGTTTCGCCGGGCTTGGGGATGACGCCGGCGTGCATGCCGATGCCGTGGCCGGTGATGCGCATCCAGTAGGGCATGGGGGCGGGGACGTAGCGCTCGCCCTCAGGGACGCGGGTGCCGGGGGTGGCGTCGCCATTGGTGACATTGCCCCATTCATCCTCAATCCAGCCGTAGCTGCCGGAATACTTCTCCTCCAGCTTTTCGGTGATGCGGAAGGTGCCGGACGGGGTGCCGTGGCCTTCCTTGCCGGTGGCGACGTAGGACCAGCCGATGTCGCGACCGCCGCGGGTGTAGTGGGCCTGCTGCTCGGTGAGGTCGATCCGGACCTTGACCTCGCCGGGGCCGCCATCGTCGTGCCACTGGTAGAGGACGTATTCGGCCTTCTGCGCGAGAGGGCCCTTGTTGATGATATTGACGGGGCCACAGGCTACCAGCGTGAGGCCGGCGGTGGCGGTGGCGATGCGGGACAGCAGCGAGGTGGTCATGCTGGGGACGGGAGAGGGCAATACTGTTAGCATGGATTGCGCCGTTGGCCAAGTCCTTCGGAAACCCGAAAAAGGGCGGGTCTCAGGAAGGGGCGCCGACGGCCAGGGCGAGGAGCTGTTTGGCGAAAATGACCGTGAAGCAGGCAAGGGAAAGCCCGGTGACGACTAGCATCGAGCGCCGGGCCCTGGGGATGAGGAAGGCGATGGGGGCGAGACTGGCCGCGACCAAGAGCCCGTAGGCCCACCAGTAGGGGCCGGTCAGGCGGAGGTGCATGGCCTCGGCTCCGGGCGTGTATTTCGCACCGCTGTAGCGTGCAATGAACGGCTCCATGCCGAGGGCGTAGCCCTCGAGCAGGGCGACGATGGCCTGTAGAATCAGGACCGGGGCGAGGAGGCGGACGGCGTGGGGGTCCTCGATCCGGCGGAAAATCCAGAGCAGTGAAACGCCGGTGGCGATCCAAAGCAGTCCGCTGTGGAGGAAGCCGACGATCGACCAAGCGTCCATTCCAGATCCGTCAGTCGACGTACTCGACCCGGCAATCGGCGGCTTCAAGCAGGGCATCGCGGCCGACGAGGGTGGGGTCGTTGGCGTGGACGATGCGGACTCGGAGGTATTGGAAATACCGCAGGTCTGCCGTTTCCCAGTCGAAGAAGGAGATCAGGCGGAGGTCGACGGCGGAGGCGTCCAAGTGGGTGACCGGGTGGTCCCAGGTGCCGGTGGCGGGGATGTCGGTGGAGACCAGCGCGGAAATCCGCGGGCTCTCGGGGTAGACGCGGTAGCGGTCGAGGACCTCGCCTTCAGTGGTGCCGGGGACTTCGGCGGCATCCGCCGGGAGGGGGTACATGACCACGGCGCGGAAAAGTGTGGCCACGTCCTCCGGCGAAGGGGCGGCACCGAGCTGATGGGCGGCTTGGCGGAACTGCAGAACGCGGTCGGTGAGGTCGATGGGCATGCCGTTGCCGGGATGCTGGGGGAAAGGGCGGGCGGATGTCGAGTGCGCGGGATGACCCCACGAAAAAGCGTCCGAAGGCATGGCCTCCGGACGCTGGGGATGATTTCGGGGAATCAGGCTTCCGGCTTGGCGGTGAGGTCGAGCTTGATGACGACTTCATCGCGGATGAGGTCGTCGGCTTTGCCGGCGTAGACGATGCCGAAGTCCTTCCGCTTGATATTGAACTCCGACTTGATGGTCACGGAGTCGGTGCCCTGGGTGACGGTGGCGGGGAAGCTGATGTTCTTGGTGACGCCGTGGAGGGTGAAGTTCCCGGCCACGGTGTAAGCGCCGTTTTCACCGGCCTTGAGCTCGGTCACGTCGAAGGTGCTCTGCGGGAACTTCTCCACGTCGAAGAAGTCGGCGGACTTGAGGTGACCGGTGAGCTTCTCGGCATCGGCGAAGGTGGAGGCCATGTCGATGACGACCTTGTGGTCGTTGCCGACGGGCTTGCCGTCCTTCACGGTGAAGTGGCCGGTGAAGGTCTTGAAGCCGCCATTGTGCGAGCCGGTGACCTTGGAGCCGACGAAGCCGATGGTGGACTCGGGCGTGAAGACATACTTGGTGCCGGAGGCGGTGTCGGTGGTCTTCTCGACCTTTTCCTTCACGTTGGCGGCGGCGGTCTTGTCGGCCGGATTCTCACAGGAGATGACGGCGAAGGCGAAGAGGGCGGCGGGGATGGTCAGGATGCTGGTTTTCATGATTCGTGACGGTGTATGTGTGTTAGATGGTGTTGGAATTGAAGGGATCAGGCGCCGAGGTCGAAGAGCAGGGCTTCGACGGGTTCGGTGGTGGCGGTGATGGTGTAGTCGCCGGCGCGCTCGCTGGAGGCGGCATCGCCGGGAAAAATTCCCGTGCCGTTTAGCTCTGCATTGCCACGGATGAGGTGGAGCCAGAGGCCGCGGCCGGACGAGAGGGCGTGGGTGACGGTTTCGCCGGGCTGGAGCTTGAGGCGGTAGATGTCGGCATCCTGGGCGATGGTGGCGGAGTGGTCGCGGCCATCGGGTGAGATGACGAGCACCTTGGAGGCGTTTTCTTGCTCAGGGGTGGGCGTCCACTCGGTGTAGCGGGGCTGGAGACCGCGCTGGCGAGGGAGGATCCAGATCTGGAGCAGGTGGGCGCCTTCACCGGCGGAGGGATTGAACTCCGAGTGGGTGACGCCGCTGCCGGCGCTCATGAGCTGGATCTGGCCGGGCTTCAGCGTGCGGGCATTCCCCATGCTGTCCTGGTGGGCGAGGCTACCTTCGAGGATGTAGGAGAAGATCTCCATGTCCCGGTGCGGGTGGGTCGGGAAGCCGCCGCGCGGGGCGATGCGGTCGTCATTGATGACGCGCAGGGAGCGGAAGCCCATGTGCGCGGGATCGTAGTAGTCCGCGAAGGAGAAGGTGAAGCGGCTGTCGAGCCAGCCGTGGTCCACATGGCCGCGTTCGCCGGAGCGGCGGAAGGTGAGGCCGGTGTTGGTTTCGGTGTCCGTGTTTGTTTTCACGTGCCCATCCTGCCATGGATTTGGCGGGCGGCTAATGCCGTGTCGGCAGGCTGAGCATGCGTGGGACTTGAAGTTTGCTAGTTTTGACCTCCGGTCCACGCGGCAAGCGGCTTTGCCGGAGAGATAGGGTCGCTAACGCGACTTCTGCGTTCAGTGTTCAGTTTTCAGGAAAGCAAAAAGCAGAGGAAAGTAGATGCGTCAACCGGTGGTGCGCAGGCCGGAGGCGATGGCGTTGATGGAGAGGAGCATCTTCGGAAACATGGACTCAGCTTCGGCTTCCTTGTCGTTGGCGACGAGGGCGCGCCATTCGCGGAGGATGGCGATTTGCTGGCGGTGGAGGGTTTTGAGCGGGGCCTCGCGGATGGCGAGGGTCTTGGCCATGCGGGGGCGGCGGCCGTCGAGGTGGCCGTCGTAGAGGCTCTCTAACAAATCGCGGGTGCGGTGGAACTCGGCGACGATGATGTCCATGAACTTCGTCCGCAGCGCGGAGTCCTCGACGAGCGCGGCGTATTCGTGCATCAGGTCGAGGTTCGCGGAGGCGAGGTTGGTTTCGACGTTGGTGAAGACGTAGCCGAGGAAGGTGGAGTGACGGAGGGCGTTCTTGAGTTCCTGGAACTCGCCGGGGGTGTTGGTTTGCAGGGCTTCCAATGCGGAGCCGACGCCGAACCAGCCGGGCAGGTAGAAGCGGGCCTGGGTCCATGAGAAGACCCAGGGGATGGCGCGGAGGTCGGCGATGGAGTGGCCTTTCTTGCCGGTGCGGCGGGCGGGGCGCGAACCGATGCGCGAGTTTTCCAGCGCATCGATCGGGGTAGCCTGACGATAGAAGTCGATGAAGCCTTCGGTGCGGAGCAGCGATTGATAGGCCTGCTGGCTCTTCTCCGCGAGGAAGGGGAGGAAGGGCTCGGCGGGGTCGGCCTTTGGCGCGGTGTGGCGATGGGTGGCGGTAGTGATCGCGGCACCGGCGAGCAGGAGTTCGAGATTGTAGGTGGCGTTGGCGAGGTTCGCGTATTTCTGCGCGATGGTTTCGCCCTGCTCGGTCATGCGGAACTCGCCGCTCATCGCGCCGTGGGGAAGCGCGGCCATGAACCAATGGGTGGGACCGGCGCCGCGGGAAATGGTGCCGCCGCGGCCGTGGAAGAAGCAGAGCTTCACGTCGTGTTGGTTGCCGGTCTTGGTCAGCGCTTCCTGGCCGCGATGGAGCGCCCATTGAGCGGCGAGGATGCCGCAGTCCTTGTTAGAGTCGGAGTAGCCGAGCATGACCTGCTGGCTCGGCTTGGCGGTGCCGGCGCGCTTGGCGTTGGTGCGCTGGGTGATCGGGTGATCGAGGAAGGGGCCGAGGATGGTGGGCGAGCGGTCGAGGTCATCCATGGTCTCGAACAGCGGCACGACTTCGAGGGCGCACCACGAGCCCTCGGCATCGTGCTCCATGAGACCGGCTTCGCGGGCGAGGAGGAAGACGCCGAGCAGGTCGGAAAGCTGGCGGGTCATCGAGACGATGAGCGCGCCGAGACCGGCATCGCCCCACTCGGCGCGGTGCTTCACAAGCACGCGGTAGCAGTCGAGCACCAGATCCGCCTCGCCGCCGATGCGGGCGGTATCGTGGAGGAAGGGGCGCGGGGACTTGAGCTCCTCATTGAGGAAGGCGAGGCGCTTTTCCTCGGGCCATGAGGCGTAGCTTTCGCCTTCGGGGATGCCGGCGGCGGAGAGCAGGAGGGCGATGGCCTTGTCGTGGAATTCGGAATTCTGGCGAACGTCCAACAGCGCGAGGTGGAAGCCGAAGATTTCCAGCTTCTGGCGGAGCGGGCGGAGGATCTGTTCGTCAACGTGGACGCAACCCGCGTCACGGATGCCGGAGGCTAACAGCTCGAGGTCGGCATCGAGTTCCTTCGGGGTCTTGTAGCCGTCCTTGCCCTCGACCTGGCCTTGCAGGCGTGCGGCGATGAGGCCGCCGAGGTGACGCCAGGGTTCCTCGTGATGGCGGTCGTGGAGATCATTCGTCAGATCTTCGTTGGCGAGGGAGAAGGTCAGTTCATCGATGCGTCGCTCCAGCGCATCCGGGATTTCATTGAGCTGGCGGGAAAGGGTGAGCTGCCCGGCGGATTGCTCGATCTCGCGCCGGAGGAGCCGGAATGCGGCGCGGCGCATCATGCCGAGGGCCTTGGCGGTGACTTCCGGGGTGACCAGCGGGTGGCCGTCGCGGTCGCCGCCGATCCACGAGCCGAAGGAGATGCGCGGGATGTTTCCGGCAGCGCGGAGCATTTCCAGCGGGAAGCCAGCGTCGCGCCAGGCCTCGGTGAAGTGGAGGTCGAGACGATTGAGGGCGGACGGGAAGAGGTCGCGGAGGTAGTGGATCGCGTCCCGCAGCTCGCGGAAAATGTCCGGGCGGACGAGGTGGATCTCGCCGGTGCGCCAGAGGGTTTCGAGCGCGGTGACGATGCGCTCGCGGATGCGGCGGCGTTCGCGGTCGGTGTATTTCGGGTACTCGTTGCGGACGAGTTCCTCGTAGAGAGCGCGGTGGCGTTCGCGGACGGAGGCGCGTTTGGCCTCGGTCGGGTGGGCCGTGAGCACGGGCTGGACGTCGACATCGGCGAGGACGTCGAGGATTTCCTTCGGGCCGAGGCCGAGGGCGGTCATTTCGCCGAGGGCGCGGGGCCAGAGACCGCGGATGGAATCCGGGCCGATGACCTTTTCGCGCTCGCGGCGGATGGCGGCGGCGACGCGTTCCTCGACCATGTTCAGAAGCTGGAAGCCGATCGAGTAAAGCTGCTGGGTGCCCTCGGGCGGATGTTCATCCGGGACGGTGCCGGACCAGGGGAGGTAGGGGATGAGGTCGTCTTCGCCGAGGCTCTTCAAGGCATCGCCGAGGCAGCCAATGAGGAAAGCGAGGGTGTCATCGATCAATTCGAAGCCCTCAAGGCGGAGCTGTTCGCGGGTCGGCTGCGGTTCGGTCATCGGCGCGGCCAGTGAAGCAGCCGGGATGCCGGGGCGGGAAGCCGAATGCGTGGCAGGGCCGTCACCGCCCGTCCCTGTGGGGATGATCGGCTCGATAATGACGCGAAAATTCCCGGGAGGTCCGTTTTCCAACAAAATCCGTCGCTTGCAAGAAGCGGTGCTGCGGCGTCATTGTCGAAACCATGGAGACCCCCAAGCGGCAGGCAGCGACCCGGATGATGTGGCCCGTGATTCCGCTGCTATTTTCCGCCTGCGGATCCCTTTCCGACCGCTCCGCGCGAAGCCTGCCGCAGGCGAGTGACACGGCCACGGGGAATACTCAACTGGTGGCGAGCGTCGTGAGGTCGACCGGGCTGTCCGCCGTGCGGCAGCCTTACACGACGATCCGGACCGGTCTGGCGGTGCTGTGGCACCGGCCGCTGGGACTGGTGAGCGGGACTCTCCCGGTGCCCACGGACTTGTCGCCGCTGCCCGCCGAGGTGCCGGGCACGGAGGAATTCGAGCGGCTGCTAGATCGCCGGCGCTTGCCGGGGCGCGAGTCCGGGAAGCTGAGCTGGCTGGTGGATGGCCGCAGTTTCTTCCCCGAACTCGACCGGCAGATCGCGGCGGCGAAGGAGTCGGTGCGGATGCAATTCTTCATCTACGACAACGACGATGTGGCGGTGAAGTATGCCGACCGGCTGAAGGGGAAGGCGGAGACGGTGCCGGTGCGGATTCTTTTCGACGACATGGGGAGTGCCTTCGCCCACACGGCGGCACCGGAGACGCCGCGGCCGGATGGCTTCTCGCCACCGGCGGATATCGCGAAATACTTGAAGAGCGGATCGAAGGTGGAAGTCCGGCGTTCGCTCAATCCGTGGCTGGTCTGCGACCATACCAAGCTGGTCGTGTTCGACCGCAAGGTGGCGATGATGGGTGGGATGAACATGGGGCGGGAGTATTACTCGGAGTGGCACGACCTGATGGTGAAAGTGGACGGGCCGATCGTGGAGAGCCTGTCGCGGGAGTTTGGCCGGGCGTGGCGGAAGGCGGGGCCGTGGGGGGATCTGGCGCTGTTCCGGAAGCCGGGGTTTTTCCGGAGGCCTGCGCCGGTGGATGGGGGCTATCCGCTGCGGATGCTGCGCACCGATGCGGCGGAAGGGCAGGAGCAGATCCTGAAGGCGACCCTGTTAGGCGTTCGTGCGGCGAAGAAGCGGATCTGGGTCGAGAACCCTTATTTCGCGTATGATGACATCGCGCGGGAGCTCGAGGCTGCGGCGCGACGCGGGGTGGATGTGCGGGTGATCCTGCCTGCCAAGGGTGATTCCAAGATCATGGATGCGGGAAATCTGGCAACGGCCCGCGGGCTGATCGAGGCCGGTGGGAAGGTGTATCGCTATCCGAAGATGAACCACATGAAGGTGATCCTCTGCGATGGCTGGGCGCAGGTGGGCTCGGCGAACCTCGACACGCTGAGCATGCGGATCAACCGGGAGCTGTGCCTCGCTTTCTCCGATCCGGGAGCGATCCGGGAGATGGAGAACAAGATCTTCCAGCCGGACTTCAGTGCCTCAAAGCGGATCCGGCATGAGGAGACGACGGATCCGGTGGCGCCGATTGCGGAGGCGGTGGCGGATCAGCTGTAATGGCGTGCTTGCCGGGCCAGGGGATTTTCGGTGGGCTGGCACCGTCATGATGACTCGAGGCAAGCGGATCGCATTTCTCCTGATTAACTTGGTCGCCGCGGCAGTGCTGCGGGCGGAGGTTTCGACGACCCCGCCGCCGGCCTACGAGGCATCGATGCGTCCGCTGCTCACGCCGCTGGACGAGCTGTCCGCGAGGAAGGATCCGCATGCGGGGAAGGATGAGCCGGGGACGGTACGGCTGAGCGAGCAGGTGACTCGTGTGGAGGAGGACGGCACTTATCTGCGTGCGGTTCACTATGTGGTGCAGCCGTATTCGGCGAAGGGTGCGGACGCGGCGGCGAACGACCGCTATCGCTTTTATTCCCGGCAGGAGACGGTGCACCTCGCGCTGGCGCGAACGGTATTGCCGGATGGCACGAGCAAGCTGCTGGGGCCGAATGCGGCTTTCCTGCAGAAGGGCAACCGCGCCTCCGCGAGCACCTATGACGATGCGCAGGATCTGGTGGTGATCTTTCCCGATGTGAAGCCCGGCGTGCTGTGCGAGGCGATCGTGGTGTATGAGCGGAAGGAGCCGCAGGTCAAAGGTGGCTATAGCAACGTGATCGATTGGTCGGCGGGTTGGCCGGTCGGCGAGATCCGCCATGTGCTGGATTTCCCCGCGGCATGGAAGGGCAAGCTGAAGGATTATCCGGTGGCGGCGAAGGAGGTGAAGACGGCCGAACTGCCGGCTCCCGAGGGACGCTTGCGGCGCGAGTGGAAGCGGGGGCCTGCGGGGCGTCCGGCCTATGAACCGAACCCCGCACCGGCGGCGCAGGTGGGCCCGGCGACGTGGATCGGCACGTTTGCGAACTGGGATGAAATGGCGGCGTGGTATCAGGGACTGATTTCCGGCCAGGACGTGCTCGATGACGAGTTGAAGGCGAAGGTCGCGGAGTGGACGAAAGAGGCGAAGTCGCCGCGCGAGATCCTGGGGATCCTTTACGATCATGTGGCGAACGATGTGCGCTATGAAGGCTTGGAATTTGGTGTCTCCGGATTGCAGCCTTACACGTGCGGGACTGTCTGGAAGAACCAATATGGCGACTGCAAGGACAAGGCGAACCTGCTGGTGACAATGCTGCGTGACCGCGGTATTCCGGCGAAGGTGGTGCTGGTCAATACAGATGACGCGGGCATCGTGCACCGGGGCATCCCCGACTTCCGGCACTTCAACCATGCGATCGCGGTGGCGGAGCTGCCGGTGGAGGGCGGTGGTGTGGAGCAGGTGTTTTGCGATGCGACGATCCGCCACGGGCGGCCGGGATTGTTAGGTCCATCGTCCGGAGGCCGGGATGTGCTGGCGATCAATGGCGGGAAGGCGCAGTGGCTGAAGACGCCGGAAGTGGAGGCGGGCGAGGATTTCTATCACTTCGACCTAGCGGTGGATGAGGAAGGGCGTCTGACGGGATGGCTTTCGATGACCTCGAAGGGGTACTACGCGGTGCGGCTGGCGAATGCCTACCGCGGCGTCGACCGCGAAAGCGCCCGCGACCGGCTGACGAGCCTGGTGGAGGAGTTCATCGATGGTGCGGAAGTGGTGGACGTGGTGCTGCCTGCCGAGCAGGACGTGGTGGATGAGGTGACGGTGAAGGCGTATCTCACCGGTCCGGCGCGCCAGCGCGACCAGGGCGGGCGGCTGAGCTTGCCGTTTCCCTCGTCCTCCTCGCTATTCAACGACTATGGGGACAGCAAAGTACGGACATCCTCGTACTTCCAATGGCGTGATCGGACGCGGGTGGAGGCGACGGTGCGCTTGCCAGCGGGCTGGCGGCCGGAGTCGCTGCCGGCGCCGCTGAAGCTGGACACACCGGCCTATCTCGCGGAGGCATCGTGGTCCCATGGTGATGGCAAGTGTACGGCAAGCCTGCTGCTGGATTGCCGGCAATCGGTGATTTCCGCGGAAGCGGTGGCGGCACCGTCGCAGGCGAACCGCTCGCTGACAGCATGGCTGGGCGTGCCGCTGATGCTGACGCAGGCGGAAGGCAAGGCTCCGGAGAAGCCGGCGGTGCCTGCGGGTCAGGTGGAGATGCCATTGATGCCGACCGGCCAGGGACAGATGAACCTGGTGAATCGCTTGTTCCCGGCGGGGTCGGATTCCAACAAGCGTCGTGCGGCTTTGGAGAAGGTGCTGAGTTATTTCCC
It contains:
- a CDS encoding L,D-transpeptidase is translated as MTTSLLSRIATATAGLTLVACGPVNIINKGPLAQKAEYVLYQWHDDGGPGEVKVRIDLTEQQAHYTRGGRDIGWSYVATGKEGHGTPSGTFRITEKLEEKYSGSYGWIEDEWGNVTNGDATPGTRVPEGERYVPAPMPYWMRITGHGIGMHAGVIPKPGETASHGCIRLPKEFAPVLFDVVKVGTPVTISH
- a CDS encoding YceI family protein: MKTSILTIPAALFAFAVISCENPADKTAAANVKEKVEKTTDTASGTKYVFTPESTIGFVGSKVTGSHNGGFKTFTGHFTVKDGKPVGNDHKVVIDMASTFADAEKLTGHLKSADFFDVEKFPQSTFDVTELKAGENGAYTVAGNFTLHGVTKNISFPATVTQGTDSVTIKSEFNIKRKDFGIVYAGKADDLIRDEVVIKLDLTAKPEA
- a CDS encoding pirin family protein, giving the protein MKTNTDTETNTGLTFRRSGERGHVDHGWLDSRFTFSFADYYDPAHMGFRSLRVINDDRIAPRGGFPTHPHRDMEIFSYILEGSLAHQDSMGNARTLKPGQIQLMSAGSGVTHSEFNPSAGEGAHLLQIWILPRQRGLQPRYTEWTPTPEQENASKVLVISPDGRDHSATIAQDADIYRLKLQPGETVTHALSSGRGLWLHLIRGNAELNGTGIFPGDAASSERAGDYTITATTEPVEALLFDLGA
- a CDS encoding phosphoenolpyruvate carboxylase yields the protein MTEPQPTREQLRLEGFELIDDTLAFLIGCLGDALKSLGEDDLIPYLPWSGTVPDEHPPEGTQQLYSIGFQLLNMVEERVAAAIRREREKVIGPDSIRGLWPRALGEMTALGLGPKEILDVLADVDVQPVLTAHPTEAKRASVRERHRALYEELVRNEYPKYTDRERRRIRERIVTALETLWRTGEIHLVRPDIFRELRDAIHYLRDLFPSALNRLDLHFTEAWRDAGFPLEMLRAAGNIPRISFGSWIGGDRDGHPLVTPEVTAKALGMMRRAAFRLLRREIEQSAGQLTLSRQLNEIPDALERRIDELTFSLANEDLTNDLHDRHHEEPWRHLGGLIAARLQGQVEGKDGYKTPKELDADLELLASGIRDAGCVHVDEQILRPLRQKLEIFGFHLALLDVRQNSEFHDKAIALLLSAAGIPEGESYASWPEEKRLAFLNEELKSPRPFLHDTARIGGEADLVLDCYRVLVKHRAEWGDAGLGALIVSMTRQLSDLLGVFLLAREAGLMEHDAEGSWCALEVVPLFETMDDLDRSPTILGPFLDHPITQRTNAKRAGTAKPSQQVMLGYSDSNKDCGILAAQWALHRGQEALTKTGNQHDVKLCFFHGRGGTISRGAGPTHWFMAALPHGAMSGEFRMTEQGETIAQKYANLANATYNLELLLAGAAITTATHRHTAPKADPAEPFLPFLAEKSQQAYQSLLRTEGFIDFYRQATPIDALENSRIGSRPARRTGKKGHSIADLRAIPWVFSWTQARFYLPGWFGVGSALEALQTNTPGEFQELKNALRHSTFLGYVFTNVETNLASANLDLMHEYAALVEDSALRTKFMDIIVAEFHRTRDLLESLYDGHLDGRRPRMAKTLAIREAPLKTLHRQQIAILREWRALVANDKEAEAESMFPKMLLSINAIASGLRTTG
- a CDS encoding phospholipase D-like domain-containing protein, which produces METPKRQAATRMMWPVIPLLFSACGSLSDRSARSLPQASDTATGNTQLVASVVRSTGLSAVRQPYTTIRTGLAVLWHRPLGLVSGTLPVPTDLSPLPAEVPGTEEFERLLDRRRLPGRESGKLSWLVDGRSFFPELDRQIAAAKESVRMQFFIYDNDDVAVKYADRLKGKAETVPVRILFDDMGSAFAHTAAPETPRPDGFSPPADIAKYLKSGSKVEVRRSLNPWLVCDHTKLVVFDRKVAMMGGMNMGREYYSEWHDLMVKVDGPIVESLSREFGRAWRKAGPWGDLALFRKPGFFRRPAPVDGGYPLRMLRTDAAEGQEQILKATLLGVRAAKKRIWVENPYFAYDDIARELEAAARRGVDVRVILPAKGDSKIMDAGNLATARGLIEAGGKVYRYPKMNHMKVILCDGWAQVGSANLDTLSMRINRELCLAFSDPGAIREMENKIFQPDFSASKRIRHEETTDPVAPIAEAVADQL